One Acanthochromis polyacanthus isolate Apoly-LR-REF ecotype Palm Island chromosome 6, KAUST_Apoly_ChrSc, whole genome shotgun sequence DNA segment encodes these proteins:
- the npbwr2b gene encoding neuropeptides B/W receptor type 2b, whose translation MENVSTPGGALPVCNDSVDFYSLTSGNRTELNCTPPSEFYFYADLYIILPIIYSVICAVGLTGNTAVIYVILKAPKMKTVTNMFILNLAIADDLFTLVLPISIAEHLLHYWPFGEVLCKVILSIDHYNIFSSIYFLTVMSIDRYLVVLATVRSKRMPYRTYRAAKIISLCVWILVILIVMPFTVFAGVYVSPNDERKSCVLSFPSPESLWFKTSRIYTLILGFAIPVSTICILYTMMLYKLRNMRLNSNAKALDKAKKKVTIMVFIVLAVCLFCWTPFHLSTIVALTTDLRTTPLLIGISYFITSLSYANSCLNPFLYAFLDDSFRKAFKKMLECRPA comes from the coding sequence ATGGAGAATGTCTCCACCCCTGGCGGTGCACTGCCTGTATGTAATGACTCTGTGGACTTCTACTCCCTCACGTCAGGGAACCGCACTGAGTTGAACTGCACTCCTCCCTCTGAGTTTTACTTCTACGCTGACCTGTACATCATTTTACCGATCATCTACTCTGTAATCTGTGCAGTGGGACTGACTGGAAACACAGCTGTCATCTATGTTATCCTCAAAgcccccaaaatgaaaacagtcacTAATATGTTCATCCTGAACTTGGCTATTGCGGATGATTTGTTTACTTTGGTGTTGCCAATCAGCATAGCTGAACACTTACTGCACTACTGGCCTTTTGGTGAGGTTTTGTGCAAAGTTATTCTGAGCATAGACCACTACAACATATTCTCCAGCATCTATTTCCTCACAGTCATGAGCATAGACCGCTACCTAGTTGTCTTGGCCACAGTGAGGTCCAAACGCATGCCTTATCGCACCTACCGAGCAGCCAAAATCATCTCTTTGTGCGTCTGGATTCTTGTCATTCTCATCGTCATGCCTTTTACTGTGTTCGCTGGGGTTTACGTCAGCCCAAATGATGAGAGGAAGAGCTGCGTGCTCAGCTTCCCTAGCCCTGAGAGCTTGTGGTTCAAAACAAGTCGGATCTACACACTCATTTTGGGGTTTGCCATCCCTGTCTCAACAATTTGCATCTTATACACCATGATGCTCTACAAGCTGAGGAACATGCGGCTCAACAGCAATGCCAAGGCTCTGGACAAGGCCAAGAAGAAAGTTACCATCATGGTGTTCATCGTCTTGGCCGTCTGCTTGTTCTGCTGGACCCCGTTCCACCTCAGCACCATCGTGGCTCTGACAACAGACCTGAGGACCACGCCGCTGCTGATCGGGATCTCCTACTTCATAACCAGCTTGAGCTATGCCAACTCTTGCCTCAACCCTTTTCTTTACGCCTTCCTGGACGACAGCTTCAGGAAAGCCTTCAAGAAAATGCTGGAATGCAGACCGGCCTGA